A genomic region of Zalophus californianus isolate mZalCal1 chromosome 1, mZalCal1.pri.v2, whole genome shotgun sequence contains the following coding sequences:
- the CISH gene encoding cytokine-inducible SH2-containing protein isoform X2, whose protein sequence is MCPQSGLTGGAPQQVHTRTGHPHLEHTSHGPCHDDDSCGHTPPPRPCSLLAVERIGQRPLWAQSLELPEPAMQPLPAGAFLEEVAEETPAQPESEPKVLDPEEDLLCIAKTFSYLRESGWYWGSITASEARQHLQKMPEGTFLVRDSTHPSYLFTLSVKTTRGPTNVRIEYADSSFRLDSNCLSRPRILAFPDVVSLVQHYVASCTADSRSDSPDPAPTPAPPTPKEDVPGDPALPAPAVTAVHLKLVQPFVRRSSARSLQHLCRLVINRLAADVDCLPLPRRMADYLRQYPFQL, encoded by the exons ATGTGTCCCCAGTCAGGACTCACAGGCGGGGCTCCACAACAGGTACACACACGTACAGGCCACCCACACCTGGAACACACCAGCCATGGCCCCTGCCATGACGATGACAGCTGTGGACACACCCCTCCTC CTAGACCTTGTTCTCTGTTGGCTGTGGAGCGGATCGGGCAGCGGCCCCTGTGGGCCCAGTCCCTGGAGCTGCCCGAACCAGCTATGCAGCCTTTGCCTGCCGGGGCCTTTCTGGAGGAGGTTGCAGAGGAGACCCCAGCCCAGCCAGAGAGTGAACCCAAGGTGCTGGACCCTGAGGAGGATCTGCTGTGCATAGCCAAGACCTTCTCTTACCTCCGGGAATCTG GCTGGTATTGGGGTTCCATCACGGCCAGCGAGGCCCGGCAACACCTGCAGAAGATGCCAGAGGGCACATTCCTCGTCCGAGACAGCACCCACCCCAGCTACCTATTCACACTGTCCGTCAAGACCACCCGAGGCCCCACCAACGTGCGCATCGAGTACGCCGACTCCAGCTTCCGCCTGGACTCCAACTGCCTATCCAGGCCGCGCATCCTAGCCTTCCCCGACGTGGTCAGCCTGGTGCAGCACTATGTGGCCTCCTGTACCGCCGACAGCCGAAGTGACAGCCCTGACCCTGCACCTACCCCAGCCCCGCCTACCCCCAAGGAAGACGTGCCCGGAGACCCGGCGCTACCCGCGCCGGCAGTCACGGCCGTGCACCTGAAGCTGGTGCAGCCGTTCGTGCGCCGAAGCAGCGCCCGCAGCCTGCAGCACCTGTGCCGCCTGGTCATCAACCGCCTGGCGGCTGACGTGgactgcctgccgctgccccggCGCATGGCCGACTACCTCCGACAGTACCCCTTCCAGCTCTGA
- the CISH gene encoding cytokine-inducible SH2-containing protein isoform X1, whose amino-acid sequence MVLCVQGPCSLLAVERIGQRPLWAQSLELPEPAMQPLPAGAFLEEVAEETPAQPESEPKVLDPEEDLLCIAKTFSYLRESGWYWGSITASEARQHLQKMPEGTFLVRDSTHPSYLFTLSVKTTRGPTNVRIEYADSSFRLDSNCLSRPRILAFPDVVSLVQHYVASCTADSRSDSPDPAPTPAPPTPKEDVPGDPALPAPAVTAVHLKLVQPFVRRSSARSLQHLCRLVINRLAADVDCLPLPRRMADYLRQYPFQL is encoded by the exons ATGGTCCTCTGCGTTCAGGG ACCTTGTTCTCTGTTGGCTGTGGAGCGGATCGGGCAGCGGCCCCTGTGGGCCCAGTCCCTGGAGCTGCCCGAACCAGCTATGCAGCCTTTGCCTGCCGGGGCCTTTCTGGAGGAGGTTGCAGAGGAGACCCCAGCCCAGCCAGAGAGTGAACCCAAGGTGCTGGACCCTGAGGAGGATCTGCTGTGCATAGCCAAGACCTTCTCTTACCTCCGGGAATCTG GCTGGTATTGGGGTTCCATCACGGCCAGCGAGGCCCGGCAACACCTGCAGAAGATGCCAGAGGGCACATTCCTCGTCCGAGACAGCACCCACCCCAGCTACCTATTCACACTGTCCGTCAAGACCACCCGAGGCCCCACCAACGTGCGCATCGAGTACGCCGACTCCAGCTTCCGCCTGGACTCCAACTGCCTATCCAGGCCGCGCATCCTAGCCTTCCCCGACGTGGTCAGCCTGGTGCAGCACTATGTGGCCTCCTGTACCGCCGACAGCCGAAGTGACAGCCCTGACCCTGCACCTACCCCAGCCCCGCCTACCCCCAAGGAAGACGTGCCCGGAGACCCGGCGCTACCCGCGCCGGCAGTCACGGCCGTGCACCTGAAGCTGGTGCAGCCGTTCGTGCGCCGAAGCAGCGCCCGCAGCCTGCAGCACCTGTGCCGCCTGGTCATCAACCGCCTGGCGGCTGACGTGgactgcctgccgctgccccggCGCATGGCCGACTACCTCCGACAGTACCCCTTCCAGCTCTGA